Proteins from a genomic interval of Flammeovirgaceae bacterium SG7u.111:
- a CDS encoding iron ABC transporter permease → MQRTSSIDTRQEIKLPSLAPKLSWMLALITLLILFLVLDVALGSVNIPFTEVVAILVGKGSDNIAWLKIVETIRVPKAFTAILAGAALAVSGLQMQTLFRNPLAGPSVLGISAGASLGVAVVMLSSGFVTTSFALRQLGIGGSWLIILASTLGSAFILLIIIGISLRINDNVVLLIVGLMIANLTIAMVSIWQYFSSPEQIQDYLLWTFGSLGGVTQQHLKVLSISVGVGVLITFISSKYLNLLLMGENYASSMGLNLKKIKILIILSTSLLAGAVTGFCGPIGFVGIAVPHLCRSLFNTSDHRVLIPSACLMGACIMLFCDIIAQIPGHQSTLPINSVTAIIGSPVVIWVIIQRKNLKGAF, encoded by the coding sequence ATGCAAAGAACAAGTAGTATAGATACTCGGCAAGAAATAAAGCTGCCAAGTTTAGCCCCCAAGCTATCTTGGATGTTGGCACTGATTACCCTATTGATTCTTTTTTTGGTCTTAGACGTTGCCCTTGGCTCTGTTAATATCCCTTTTACGGAAGTAGTCGCCATATTGGTAGGCAAAGGTTCGGACAATATAGCTTGGCTCAAGATTGTAGAAACTATTCGTGTCCCAAAAGCATTCACCGCAATTTTGGCTGGGGCGGCACTGGCCGTAAGTGGCTTGCAAATGCAAACGCTTTTTAGAAACCCACTTGCAGGTCCTTCAGTTTTAGGCATTTCTGCAGGGGCAAGTTTAGGCGTAGCTGTTGTGATGCTTAGCTCGGGTTTTGTGACCACTAGCTTTGCCCTGAGGCAACTGGGGATAGGTGGAAGTTGGCTTATCATTTTAGCATCTACCCTTGGTTCAGCTTTCATTCTCCTTATCATTATAGGGATTTCGCTCCGAATCAACGATAATGTTGTTTTATTGATAGTAGGGCTGATGATCGCCAATTTGACCATTGCCATGGTAAGTATTTGGCAATATTTCAGCAGCCCCGAACAAATTCAAGATTACCTTTTGTGGACTTTCGGTAGCCTTGGAGGGGTTACCCAACAACACCTCAAAGTACTGAGTATTTCGGTAGGAGTTGGCGTACTGATCACGTTTATTTCTTCCAAATACCTCAACCTTTTGCTCATGGGAGAAAACTACGCTAGCAGCATGGGGTTGAACCTCAAAAAAATAAAAATCTTGATCATCCTTTCCACTAGCCTGTTGGCAGGTGCGGTGACCGGTTTTTGTGGGCCTATTGGTTTTGTAGGTATAGCAGTACCCCACCTTTGTCGCTCGTTATTCAACACGTCGGATCATCGTGTATTGATCCCCTCGGCTTGTCTAATGGGTGCTTGCATCATGCTTTTTTGCGATATCATTGCACAAATACCTGGGCACCAGAGCACGCTTCCTATCAACTCGGTAACAGCTATTATCGGTTCACCCGTAGTAATTTGGGTGATTATTCAACGAAAAAATTTAAAAGGAGCTTTCTAA
- a CDS encoding AAA family ATPase has translation MVRRIVITGGPGAGKTTLINKLQSLGYIISEEVSRKLIQQESSKKKGLLPWENLPAFALLCCKEMATEWEHASQNPSFVFFDRGMPDILAYLRCNNLPDLGVKKSILSHPYYTTVFWCPPWEEVYVNDPERPQSYTEAFALGTAIQKVYIELGYKVIELPKTTVETRAEMIFSELSS, from the coding sequence ATGGTAAGAAGAATAGTAATAACGGGAGGGCCTGGAGCAGGGAAAACTACCTTAATTAACAAACTACAAAGCCTTGGATATATAATAAGCGAAGAAGTCAGTCGAAAGCTTATCCAACAAGAATCGTCCAAAAAGAAAGGCCTGTTGCCTTGGGAGAATCTTCCCGCATTTGCCCTGCTTTGTTGCAAAGAAATGGCTACTGAATGGGAGCATGCTTCTCAGAATCCCTCTTTTGTCTTTTTTGACAGAGGTATGCCCGATATTTTAGCTTACTTGCGTTGCAATAATCTACCGGACTTGGGAGTAAAAAAGAGCATTCTCTCCCACCCTTACTATACTACCGTTTTTTGGTGTCCACCGTGGGAAGAAGTCTATGTCAACGACCCAGAAAGGCCCCAATCCTATACCGAAGCTTTTGCCCTCGGCACAGCCATCCAAAAAGTATATATAGAACTTGGCTACAAGGTGATTGAACTTCCCAAAACGACTGTAGAAACTAGAGCGGAAATGATCTTTAGCGAATTGAGCAGTTGA
- a CDS encoding TolC family protein — translation MQTKRILPVIIFFILITNGLFAQQVYDLSQVINLAKMNSLSSLQAKNRKENRYWQYKTYQSNYKPQLSLDGSLPDFNSSISPVTQPDGTDIFIRRSLASSDLQLSISQAISATGGRIFAGTNVQRIDLYGDNRSTSYAASPLIFGVTQPVFGFNELKWDKRIEPIRYEESIKDYNEEVERVAIRASNLFFSLLLAQISLEISQKNKINNDTIYRIAEGRYELGKIAENELLQLELNLVNSEQQVRQARLDLETTMLNLNTFIGNPDNQEVTLIAPAEIPDFPIDVELAIQQAKKNRQQYLAFKRELMEAEREVAQAKGQSGLNVNVVGSFGLTSQSNTFDMLYNDMQDQQRLAVTFQIPIMDWGRQKAMKNTAIANQELVKNTVAQEEINFEQEIYTLVKQFPILREQLKASIRADEIAQLRYDISQQRYLVAKISITDLNIALKEKDEAKQNYLQSLRDFWSAYYTIRALTLYDFEQNVEITY, via the coding sequence ATGCAGACAAAAAGAATACTGCCAGTTATCATTTTTTTTATTTTAATTACAAATGGGCTATTCGCCCAGCAAGTTTACGACCTGAGCCAAGTGATTAATTTGGCAAAAATGAATTCACTCAGCTCATTACAAGCAAAAAACAGGAAGGAAAACCGCTATTGGCAATACAAAACCTACCAATCCAACTACAAGCCACAGCTCTCTCTAGATGGCTCTTTGCCAGACTTTAATAGTTCCATCTCTCCTGTTACCCAGCCAGATGGTACAGATATATTTATAAGAAGAAGCTTGGCAAGTTCGGATTTACAACTTAGTATCAGCCAAGCTATTTCGGCTACAGGCGGGCGGATCTTTGCCGGTACCAACGTTCAGCGGATTGACCTATATGGAGATAATAGGTCTACCAGCTACGCTGCATCTCCTTTAATATTTGGTGTTACCCAACCTGTATTTGGGTTTAACGAACTAAAATGGGACAAAAGAATAGAACCAATCAGGTACGAAGAATCTATTAAAGATTATAATGAAGAAGTGGAACGGGTAGCCATTCGAGCCAGCAACTTATTTTTCAGCTTACTCCTCGCCCAGATTTCACTAGAAATCTCTCAAAAAAACAAGATCAACAACGATACTATTTACCGGATTGCCGAAGGAAGGTACGAGCTGGGAAAAATCGCAGAAAACGAACTTCTACAGTTGGAGCTCAACCTTGTTAATTCGGAACAACAAGTAAGGCAAGCTCGGTTAGACTTGGAAACAACTATGCTCAACCTAAACACGTTCATTGGAAACCCTGATAACCAAGAAGTCACTTTAATTGCCCCTGCCGAAATACCAGATTTCCCGATTGACGTAGAGTTGGCTATTCAACAAGCAAAAAAGAACCGGCAGCAGTATTTAGCATTTAAACGGGAGCTAATGGAAGCAGAACGGGAGGTTGCCCAAGCCAAAGGGCAAAGCGGGCTCAATGTGAACGTAGTAGGAAGTTTCGGTCTCACCAGCCAAAGCAATACTTTCGATATGCTTTATAATGACATGCAAGACCAGCAGCGTTTAGCTGTTACTTTTCAAATCCCGATCATGGACTGGGGAAGGCAAAAAGCAATGAAAAACACAGCTATAGCCAATCAAGAACTCGTAAAAAACACAGTTGCCCAAGAGGAGATCAACTTTGAACAAGAAATCTATACTCTGGTGAAACAATTCCCCATTTTGAGAGAACAATTGAAAGCTTCGATAAGAGCCGATGAAATTGCCCAACTCAGGTACGACATTTCCCAGCAGCGCTATTTGGTAGCCAAAATCAGTATTACAGACTTAAACATTGCACTAAAAGAGAAAGACGAGGCCAAACAAAACTATCTCCAATCACTTCGGGATTTTTGGAGTGCTTATTACACCATTAGGGCGCTTACTCTCTATGACTTTGAGCAAAATGTGGAGATAACGTATTAG
- a CDS encoding ABC transporter permease: MNNLERYLSNLYIATEALLSNKMRTMLTALGIIFGVAAVIAMLAVGNGAQQEVLEQIKLVGVNNIVVTPVVEQVEENVDDDSGGGKEKVQFSPGLTLLDAKSVKKILPTISKMSPEILLETQIVCNGIRRSAKLVGVEPSYFDIYNFNLAEGREFNEHNLAYGDQVCIIGRGIKSKFFSKSNPIGKYIKCGPHWLKIIGVMEERMVSKSSISSKLGIRDFNMDVYTPIQTILTRYKNRALITASMIRQAAASNGGFFIVRSGGGDEEDVPTADKNYHQLDKLVVQVEETEYLNATADVIARMLERRHFRMVDYEITIPELLLKQQQRTKDIFNIVLGAIAGISLIVGGIGIMNIMLASVMERIKEIGLRISLGAKRIDIVLQFLFESVMISLSGGLIGVILGVSLALIIAEVADIPTIISPGSIIVSFAVAAGVGLIFGITPAKRAADQDPITSLRHE; this comes from the coding sequence ATGAATAATTTAGAAAGGTATTTATCCAACCTTTATATAGCTACCGAAGCATTGCTTTCAAATAAAATGAGAACAATGCTCACCGCCCTTGGAATTATATTTGGGGTGGCTGCTGTAATTGCTATGTTAGCCGTTGGGAATGGTGCCCAGCAAGAAGTGTTGGAGCAAATCAAATTGGTAGGGGTCAACAACATTGTAGTCACGCCAGTGGTGGAGCAAGTGGAAGAAAATGTAGATGATGACTCGGGAGGAGGAAAAGAAAAAGTTCAATTCTCACCAGGGCTTACCCTTTTAGATGCGAAAAGTGTAAAAAAAATCCTTCCGACTATCTCCAAAATGAGCCCAGAGATTTTGCTAGAGACACAAATTGTGTGTAACGGCATTAGGAGATCCGCAAAACTTGTTGGTGTTGAGCCATCTTATTTTGATATTTATAATTTCAACTTAGCTGAGGGCAGGGAGTTCAACGAACATAACCTCGCTTACGGAGACCAAGTTTGTATAATCGGAAGAGGTATCAAATCAAAATTTTTTAGTAAATCTAATCCCATAGGGAAGTACATCAAATGTGGTCCACACTGGCTCAAGATCATTGGGGTGATGGAAGAAAGGATGGTTTCAAAATCCAGTATTTCTTCTAAGCTAGGCATCCGAGATTTTAATATGGATGTTTATACGCCCATTCAAACTATCCTTACCCGCTACAAAAACAGGGCACTTATCACGGCAAGTATGATCAGGCAAGCTGCGGCTAGTAATGGAGGTTTTTTCATTGTGAGAAGCGGAGGTGGAGATGAAGAAGATGTGCCTACCGCAGACAAAAACTACCATCAACTTGACAAACTAGTAGTACAAGTAGAAGAAACAGAGTATCTCAACGCAACGGCTGACGTAATTGCCCGGATGTTGGAAAGAAGGCACTTCAGAATGGTCGATTACGAAATCACTATCCCGGAGCTCTTGCTCAAACAGCAGCAGCGAACCAAGGATATTTTCAACATAGTACTTGGAGCTATTGCAGGAATCTCATTGATAGTTGGGGGGATTGGAATCATGAATATCATGCTAGCATCGGTAATGGAGCGGATCAAGGAAATCGGGCTTAGAATTTCCCTCGGGGCAAAACGCATCGACATTGTCCTCCAATTTTTATTCGAATCTGTGATGATCAGCCTTTCAGGAGGGTTGATTGGGGTGATACTGGGAGTTTCCTTGGCGCTTATAATCGCCGAAGTAGCCGATATTCCTACTATTATTTCTCCAGGATCTATCATTGTTTCCTTCGCAGTAGCAGCTGGTGTTGGGCTTATCTTCGGAATTACTCCTGCAAAAAGAGCTGCAGACCAAGACCCCATTACCTCGCTGAGGCATGAGTAA